A DNA window from Setaria viridis chromosome 2, Setaria_viridis_v4.0, whole genome shotgun sequence contains the following coding sequences:
- the LOC117843073 gene encoding UDP-glycosyltransferase 85A2 isoform X1, giving the protein MASSEPQPKPAKPHVLLIPYPAQGHVNPFLKLAKALHARGFHVTFVHTEYNHGRLLRARGAAAFDAGDEGFRFETIPDGLPLSDLDATQDIWALCKATRRTGPAAVRGLVERLNRAGDAPPVSCVVADGAMGYVVHVAKEMGLPAYLFFTPSGCGFLAYLNFDQLVKRGYVPLKDESCFTNGYLDTPVDWIAGMLPGARLRDLPTFIRTTDPDDTMLTINIKQCELDSPAADGILLNTFDDLERRALGAIRARLPNTFTVGPLGPEVAPPSYLPSLTSSLWRGDDRCVAWLDGHAEAAGSVVYVNFGSITVVTGEQMDEFAWGLAAAGSPFLWVVRPDMVRDGGGWALPEGFAEAVAGRGLTVGWCDQEAVLEHPATGGFLSHCGWNSTLESLRAGVPLLCWPFFSEQFHHRKGTPFCCQIANVEGSQPTNFSQMVTMSHRVPACCARVKAYRSAELLPYVLAVGPPGCRAPGRRLCCMGPEPALPLRAHRHTFGHGGSIPKLSHGVGEDDHPGHRRRGGARQHIVVGHQAGEVRHRCAPRQDQAQGRHPRAGAQVPRQGAGAGRVRDASESLGFAEINSPFDLLDQGRCLRCIIWMDGAKEIGA; this is encoded by the exons ATGGCATCGTCGGAGCCGCAGCCGAAGCCGGCCAAGCCGCACGTCCTGCTCATCCCCTACCCGGCGCAGGGCCACGTGAACCCGTTCCTGAAGCTGGCCAAGGCCCTGCACGCGCGCGGCTTCCACGTCACCTTCGTCCACACCGAGTACAaccacggccgcctcctccgcgcgcggggcgccgccgccttcgacgccggcgacgagggctTCCGGTTCGAGACCATCCCGGACGGCCTCCCGCTCTCCGACCTCGACGCCACGCAGGACATCTGGGCGCTCTGCAAGGCCACGCGCCGGACGGGCCCGGCCGCCGTCCGGGGGCTCGTCGAGCGGCTGAACCGCGCAGGCGACGCCCCGCCAGTGAGCTGCGTCGTCGCCGACGGCGCCATGGGGTACGTGGTGCACGTCGCCAAGGAGATGGGCCTGCCGGCGTACCTCTTCTTCACGCCCAGCGGCTGCGGGTTCCTGGCGTACCTCAACTTTGATCAGCTCGTCAAGAGAGGCTACGTGCCTCTCAAAG ACGAGAGCTGCTTCACCAACGGGTACCTCGACACCCCGGTGGACTGGATCGCCGGCATGCTGCCCGGCGCCCGTCTCCGCGACCTCCCGACGTTCATCCGCACGACGGACCCCGACGACACGATGCTCACCATCAACATCAAGCAGTGCGAGCTGGACTCCCCGGCCGCCGACGGCATCCTCCTCAACACATTCGACGACCTGGAGCGGCGGGCGCTGGGCGCCATCCGCGCCCGCCTCCCCAACACCTTCACCGTGGGCCCGCTCGGTCCGGAGGTCGCGCCGCCGTCGTACCTGCCCTCCCTCACCTCCAGCCTGTGGCGGGGCGACGACCGGTGCGTGGCGTGGCTGGACGGCCACGCCGAGGCGGCGGGCTCCGTGGTGTACGTCAACTTCGGGAGCATCACGGTGGTGACGGGCGAGCAGATGGACGAGTTCGCGTgggggctcgccgccgcggggagcccGTTCCTGTGGGTGGTCCGGCCGGACATggtgcgcgacggcggcgggtgggcgcTGCCGGAGGGGTtcgcggaggcggtggccgggCGCGGGCTCACGGTGGGGTGGTGCGACCAGGAGGCGGTGCTGGAGCACCCGGCCACGGGCGGGTTCCTGAGCCACTGCGGCTGGAACTCCACGCTGGAGAGCCTCCGCGCCGGGGTGCCGCTCCTGTGCTGGCCGTTCTTCTCGGAGCAG TTCCACCACCGTAAAGGCACGCCCTTCTGCTGCCAGATCGCGAATGTAGAAGGGTCTCAACCAACG AATTTCAGCCAGATGGTCACCATGTCGCATCGCGTGCCTGCATGCTGCGCACGGGTGAAGGCCTACCGAAGCGCAGAGCTCTTACCGTACGTGCTGGCCGTTGGGCCCCCAGGCTGCAGGGCCCCCGGCCGTCGCCTCTGTTGCATGGGGCCTGAGCCGGCCCTGCCGCTTCGAGCGCATCGGCATACCTTCGGTCATGGCGGAAGCATTCCAAAGCTCTCGCACG GGGTGGGGGAAGACGATCATCCTGGGcaccgacgccgcggcggcgcccgtcaGCATATCGTCGTCGGGCATCAAGCGGGGGAGGTCCGTCACCGGTGTGCTCCTCGGCAGGATCAAGCCCAAGGACGACATCCCCGTGCTGGCGCACAAGTACCTCGACAAG gagctggagctggGCGAGTTCGCGACGCATCGGAATCATTGGGGTTCGCCGAGATTAACAGCCCGTTCGACCTGCTCGACCAGGGGAGGTGCCTCCGGTGCATCATCTGGATGGACGGCGCCAAGGAGATCGGTGCGTGA
- the LOC117843073 gene encoding UDP-glycosyltransferase 85A2 isoform X2, translating to MASSEPQPKPAKPHVLLIPYPAQGHVNPFLKLAKALHARGFHVTFVHTEYNHGRLLRARGAAAFDAGDEGFRFETIPDGLPLSDLDATQDIWALCKATRRTGPAAVRGLVERLNRAGDAPPVSCVVADGAMGYVVHVAKEMGLPAYLFFTPSGCGFLAYLNFDQLVKRGYVPLKDESCFTNGYLDTPVDWIAGMLPGARLRDLPTFIRTTDPDDTMLTINIKQCELDSPAADGILLNTFDDLERRALGAIRARLPNTFTVGPLGPEVAPPSYLPSLTSSLWRGDDRCVAWLDGHAEAAGSVVYVNFGSITVVTGEQMDEFAWGLAAAGSPFLWVVRPDMVRDGGGWALPEGFAEAVAGRGLTVGWCDQEAVLEHPATGGFLSHCGWNSTLESLRAGVPLLCWPFFSEQVTNCRYACEEWGVGLEMPREAGREEVEAAVRELMGAEGRGAAARRKAAEWKEKARAAVAPGGSSCANLERFVQEMALAKC from the exons ATGGCATCGTCGGAGCCGCAGCCGAAGCCGGCCAAGCCGCACGTCCTGCTCATCCCCTACCCGGCGCAGGGCCACGTGAACCCGTTCCTGAAGCTGGCCAAGGCCCTGCACGCGCGCGGCTTCCACGTCACCTTCGTCCACACCGAGTACAaccacggccgcctcctccgcgcgcggggcgccgccgccttcgacgccggcgacgagggctTCCGGTTCGAGACCATCCCGGACGGCCTCCCGCTCTCCGACCTCGACGCCACGCAGGACATCTGGGCGCTCTGCAAGGCCACGCGCCGGACGGGCCCGGCCGCCGTCCGGGGGCTCGTCGAGCGGCTGAACCGCGCAGGCGACGCCCCGCCAGTGAGCTGCGTCGTCGCCGACGGCGCCATGGGGTACGTGGTGCACGTCGCCAAGGAGATGGGCCTGCCGGCGTACCTCTTCTTCACGCCCAGCGGCTGCGGGTTCCTGGCGTACCTCAACTTTGATCAGCTCGTCAAGAGAGGCTACGTGCCTCTCAAAG ACGAGAGCTGCTTCACCAACGGGTACCTCGACACCCCGGTGGACTGGATCGCCGGCATGCTGCCCGGCGCCCGTCTCCGCGACCTCCCGACGTTCATCCGCACGACGGACCCCGACGACACGATGCTCACCATCAACATCAAGCAGTGCGAGCTGGACTCCCCGGCCGCCGACGGCATCCTCCTCAACACATTCGACGACCTGGAGCGGCGGGCGCTGGGCGCCATCCGCGCCCGCCTCCCCAACACCTTCACCGTGGGCCCGCTCGGTCCGGAGGTCGCGCCGCCGTCGTACCTGCCCTCCCTCACCTCCAGCCTGTGGCGGGGCGACGACCGGTGCGTGGCGTGGCTGGACGGCCACGCCGAGGCGGCGGGCTCCGTGGTGTACGTCAACTTCGGGAGCATCACGGTGGTGACGGGCGAGCAGATGGACGAGTTCGCGTgggggctcgccgccgcggggagcccGTTCCTGTGGGTGGTCCGGCCGGACATggtgcgcgacggcggcgggtgggcgcTGCCGGAGGGGTtcgcggaggcggtggccgggCGCGGGCTCACGGTGGGGTGGTGCGACCAGGAGGCGGTGCTGGAGCACCCGGCCACGGGCGGGTTCCTGAGCCACTGCGGCTGGAACTCCACGCTGGAGAGCCTCCGCGCCGGGGTGCCGCTCCTGTGCTGGCCGTTCTTCTCGGAGCAGGTGACCAACTGCCGGTACGCGTGCGAGGAGTGGGGGGTTGGGTTGGAGATGCCGCGCGAGGCGGGCCGCGAAGAGGTGGAGGCGGCCGTGAGGGAGCTGATGGGCGctgaggggaggggcgcggcggcgaggaggaaggcCGCGGAGTGGAAGGAGAAGGCCAGGGCGGCCGTCGCGCCGGGCGGGTCGTCGTGCGCCAACTTGGAGAGGTTCGTCCAAGAGATGGCGCTCGCCAAATGCTGA
- the LOC117845242 gene encoding uncharacterized protein — MPPPPPPAAGSRGRCVLSFAAARDRCFTRRFLRAGLRPLAVPLPAGPDPTTTVHMWVPSRPPRNPLLLLHGFGASATWQWAPYLRPLIAAGFDPIVPDLVFFGASCTSLPDRSDAFQASTIKAAMDAIGVARFGLVGVSYGGFVGYRMAAMFPEAVERVAMICAGVCLEEKDLAEGLFPVAGVGEAAALLVPRRPEEVRRLVRLTFVRPPLIMPSCFLWDYIKVMASAHIQEKAELLYALISGRQLSTLPKLTQPTLIIWGEQDQVFPMELAHRLNRHLEGNSRLVVIKNAGHAVNLEKPKEVCTNIIEFFKEPVAEAANGVDKV, encoded by the exons AtgcctccccctccgccgccggccgccggcagccgGGGCCGGTGCGTGCTCAGcttcgcggcggcgcgggaccgCTGCTTCACCCGCCGGTTCCTCAGGGCGGggctccgcccgctcgccgtcCCGCTCCCCGCGGGGCccgaccccaccaccaccgtccaCATGTGGGTGCCGTCACGGCCGCCACGGAacccgctgctcctcctccacggctTCGGCGCCTCCGCCACCTGGCAGTGGGCGCCCTACCTCCGGCCGCTCATCGCCGCCGGCTTCGACCCCATCGTGCCCGACCTCGTCTTCTTCGGCGCCTCCTGCACCAGCCTCCCCGACCGCTCCGACGCCTTCCAGGCGTCCACGATCAAGGCGGCGATGGACGCCATCGGGGTCGCCAGGTTCGGGCTGGTCGGCGTCAGCTACGGCGGCTTCGTGGGGTACCGGATGGCCGCCATGTTCCCGGAGGCGGTGGAGAGGGTGGCCATGATCTGCGCGGGGGTGTGCCTCGAGGAGAAGGACCTGGCCGAGGGGCTCTTCCCGgtggccggggtcggggaggcggcggcgctgctcgtgccgcggcggccggaggaggTGCGCCGGCTCGTCAGGCTCACCTTCGTGCGACCGCCGCTCATCATGCCGTCCTGCTTCCTCTGGGACTACATCAAG GTGATGGCCTCGGCCCATATCCAGGAGAAGGCTGAGTTGCTATACGCTTTGATTAGCGGGAGACAACTCTCAACCCTTCCAAAATTGACTCAG CCGACGCTTATAATTTGGGGGGAGCAAGATCAGGTGTTTCCAATGGAGCTGGCGCACAGATTGAATCG GCATCTAGAGGGGAATTCTCGATTGGTTGTCATAAAAAACGCTGGGCATGCAGTCAATCTTGAGAAGCCCAAGGAGGTGTGCACGAACATCATTGAGTTTTTCAAAGAGCCGGTTGCTGAAGCTGCAAACGGGGTTGACAAG GTATAG
- the LOC117845244 gene encoding signal peptidase complex-like protein DTM1, whose protein sequence is MSPRQSPRPKRDHQQQSEPDGQWGRKSRQAAAAAAAAAQGARASRFVSPGRGRDGGREPKLREGLFGRGGTGRLAAEGPGGMGRDELLRRSLVALAAVVVVTGLATASLRKAAATYGFGILAIAGVLLPDWEFFDRDFSQWLTPMPASRRTAAAAAAEREHDVWKFKPYPLRMAMLTTIYGFGLYKWWMYVSS, encoded by the exons ATGTCCCCGCGCCAGAGCCCCCGCCCGAAGAGAGACCACCAGCAGCAAAGCGAGCCGGACGGCCAGTGGGGAAGGAAATCGagacaagcggcggcggcggcggcagcagcagcgcaggGCGCACGCGCTTCTCGTTTCGTGTCCccaggaaggggaagggacGGAGGCAGGGAGCCGAAGCTTCGAGAAGGGTTGTTCGGTCGAGGAGGAACGGGGAGGCTGGCGGCCGAGGGCCCGGGCGGCATGGGGAGGGACGAGCTGCTGCGGCGGAGCCTcgtggcgctggcggcggtcGTGGTGGTTACGGGGCTTGCCACGGCGTCGCTGCGGAAGGCGGCGGCCACGTACGGCTTCGGCATCCTGGCCATCGCCGGCGTGCTGCTCCCGGACTGGGAGTTCTTCGACCGCGACTTCTCCCAGTGGCTCACCCCCATgcccgcctcccgccgcaccgccgcggccgccgccgccgagcgcgaGCACGACGTCTGGAA ATTCAAGCCCTACCCGCTCAGGATGGCCATGCTGACGACGATCTACGGGTTCGGGCTATACAAGTGGTGGATGTACGTATCTAGCTAG
- the LOC117845245 gene encoding multifunctional methyltransferase subunit TRM112 homolog A: MRLLTHNMLASNVRGATTGYPLKLEAAKWVTKEVDLNADFIRGLLPKIDWRALVAATRALGLPELLPEEQPPEEEIFAEGAADVEGSAIRRIHHALLEIHVQEGSLVCPDTSRCFPIDKGIPNMMLHEDEV; the protein is encoded by the coding sequence ATGAGGCTCCTGACGCACAACATGCTGGCGTCGAACGTCCGGGGTGCGACGACCGGCTACCCGCTGAAGCTGGAGGCGGCTAAGTGGGTGACCAAGGAGGTGGACCTCAACGCCGACTTCATCCGCGGCCTCCTCCCGAAGATCGACTGgcgcgccctcgtcgccgccacccgcgCTCTCGGCCTCCCCGAGCTGCTCCCTGAGGAGCAGCCCCCCGAGGAGGAGATCTTCGCCGAgggcgccgccgacgtcgaAGGCAGCGCCATCCGCCGCATCCACCACGCGCTCCTCGAGATCCACGTCCAGGAGGGCTCCCTCGTCTGCCCCGATACCAGCCGCTGCTTCCCCATCGACAAGGGCATCCCCAACATGATGCTGCACGAGGACGAGGTCTGA